TTGCGTGCTGTCAGCGTTGCGGCGTTGGGGCTGCCTGTCGTCATTCCTTCCCTGGCTGAACTGACCGAAATCGAAGACCTGCTGCCGCAGCTCGACGGTCTGTTGCTGACCGGCTCGCCGTCGAATGTGGAACCCTTCCACTATCAAGGCCCCGACAGCGCTCCCGGCACGGAACACGATCCACAACGGGATCGCACCACCCTTCCCTTGATACGTGCGGCCATTGCCGCAGGCGTTCCGGTGCTCGGCATCTGCCGCGGCTTTCAGGAGATGAACGTGGCGTTCGGTGGCAGCCTGCATCAGAAGGTCCATGAACTTCCCGGCTTCCTCGACCATCGTGAAGCCAACCATCCCGATCTGGCGGTGCAGTACGCAACGGCGCATGCCGTTAACGTGCAACCGGGCGGCGTGTTCGAAGCACTGGATCTGCCCCCGGTGTTCCAGGTGAATTCGATACACAGCCAAGGCATCGATCGACTCGCTCCCGGCCTGCGTGCGGAAGCCGTCGCGCCGGATTGCTTGATAGAGGCGGTCTCGGTGGAAAACAGCAAGGCCTTCACTCTCGGTGTGCAATGGCACCCGGAATGGCAGGTTCTGGAGAACCCGCCTTACCTGAAAATTTTCCAGGCGTTTGGCGAAGCGTGCCGGCAACGGGCGGCGCTGCGTAAATCGCGCTGACTTAACACTCGATTAACCCATTACTGCCCCCGTGAGTCTGGCGGGTGCGCTTCTGCGCATCCGTGACGCACGACAACAACACACTGCAATAACAACAAGTACTACCAGGCAGCCAGGATGGCGGCGCCGAATTAACCCGAGGCGGGCGCGCGGATCTGTAGGAGCTGGCTTGCCAGCGATCGCGGTTGAATTGACCGGCACCGTCCGGCCCGGGTTTGCAATCAACTATTAAGTCAGGCCGCGTTGGCCCGACGACTGAAACCTGTTGGGAGTTTCACATGGCAAACGCCTCCAGCATTTACAGGAAGGCTCTTGAAGGTCACCAGGCA
The Pseudomonas sp. MYb327 DNA segment above includes these coding regions:
- a CDS encoding gamma-glutamyl-gamma-aminobutyrate hydrolase family protein, encoding MAFKPLIGVTACVKQIGLHPYHVSGDKYLRAVSVAALGLPVVIPSLAELTEIEDLLPQLDGLLLTGSPSNVEPFHYQGPDSAPGTEHDPQRDRTTLPLIRAAIAAGVPVLGICRGFQEMNVAFGGSLHQKVHELPGFLDHREANHPDLAVQYATAHAVNVQPGGVFEALDLPPVFQVNSIHSQGIDRLAPGLRAEAVAPDCLIEAVSVENSKAFTLGVQWHPEWQVLENPPYLKIFQAFGEACRQRAALRKSR